A genomic region of Xiphophorus couchianus chromosome 9, X_couchianus-1.0, whole genome shotgun sequence contains the following coding sequences:
- the ociad2 gene encoding OCIA domain-containing protein 2, whose protein sequence is MSCGSGEPTTVKTGEAPAPDSAPAKQGWKCPLSDAHVHREDVRKVWKECQEESFWYRALPLSVGSMAVTGGLIYNGVWKSSARFGPFPKLAVAGLLGFAVGKALYVGTCRSRFQELGIKDGPGTGPWSRRGPSGPGLRQCQHECDECKKKPQAAPAEEV, encoded by the exons ATGAGTTGTGGAAGTGGAGAACCTACAACAGTGAAGACAGGGGAGGCTCCTGCTCCTGATTCAGCTCCAGCCAAACAGGGCTGGAAG TGTCCCCTGAGCGACGCTCACGTCCACCGGGAAGATGTGAGGAAGGTGTGGAAAGAGTGCCAAGAGGAAAGCTTCTGGTATAGAG CTCTCCCCCTGTCTGTGGGCAGCATGGCTGTCACTGGTGGTCTCATCTACAACG GTGTTTGGAAATCGTCAGCAAGGTTTGGCCCTTTTCCAAAGCTAGCAG TTGCGGGTCTCCTCGGGTTTGCAGTGGGAAAAGCTTTGTATGTTGGAACTTGTCGTAGCAGGTTCCAGGAGCTCGGTATTAAAGACGGCCCTGGAACTGGGCCCTGGTCCAGAAGAGGTCCGTCAGGTCCAGGACTCAG ACAGTGCCAACATGAGTGTGATGAATGCAAGAAAAAACCTCAAGCTGCACCAGCAGAGGAAGTTTAA